From the Nonlabens marinus S1-08 genome, one window contains:
- a CDS encoding type I restriction-modification system subunit M: protein MLSNELKSKINKLWDKFWSRGITNPITAIEQISYLLFMRRIDDADTLEKAKATFDEKEYDSIFKGQEDCRWSHFSQLEPDAMLDVVANKAFDFIKSLNDPSQPYSRYMENATFIIKNSALLNEAVLSIDELFQDIKQQQDEGQQFQDTQGDLYEYLIDEMGSGGKNGQFRTPRHLIQLMCEIIDPDLTDKICDPACGTGGFLVGAYQYILTKYTSPKEIIKDENGLKRFKRFGGDKIRKQEKWQYLWEKAFFGFDVDQTMVRIGLMNLMLHGIKIPQIENTDSLSKKYDKKYKDGEYSVILANPPFTGRVDKGGISDELKITGTNSELLFLIRISKMLCIGGKAAVIIPEGVLFGGSKAHTQTKEILLKDNKLEAVISLPSGAFKPYTGVKTSILIFTKAEEESPNWHTEKVWFYELKNDGYSLDDNRKKLAENPLPIARDAYKNRATQTPIERTNHFYVPISEIQENGLDLSYNRYKKFEYEEQTYESPQKILETLYNLEDEILKDMEDLKNLIE from the coding sequence ATGTTATCAAACGAATTAAAATCAAAAATCAATAAGCTTTGGGATAAGTTCTGGAGCAGAGGTATCACTAACCCTATTACAGCTATTGAACAGATCTCTTACCTGCTATTTATGCGAAGAATTGATGATGCAGATACACTCGAAAAAGCTAAAGCAACCTTTGATGAAAAAGAATACGATTCTATTTTTAAAGGTCAGGAAGATTGTCGTTGGTCTCATTTCTCGCAACTCGAACCTGATGCGATGTTAGATGTGGTTGCAAATAAAGCATTTGATTTTATTAAAAGTTTAAATGACCCTTCTCAACCTTATTCTAGGTACATGGAGAACGCTACATTTATCATCAAAAATTCAGCTTTGTTGAATGAAGCCGTTCTATCCATTGATGAACTTTTCCAAGATATAAAACAACAACAGGACGAAGGACAACAATTTCAGGACACACAAGGCGACTTGTACGAATACCTTATAGATGAAATGGGCTCTGGCGGTAAGAATGGACAGTTCCGTACACCAAGACACTTAATCCAATTGATGTGTGAAATTATTGATCCAGACTTAACAGATAAAATTTGCGACCCAGCTTGTGGAACAGGCGGTTTTTTAGTAGGAGCCTATCAATATATACTAACTAAATATACAAGTCCTAAAGAAATTATTAAAGATGAAAACGGCTTAAAAAGATTCAAAAGATTTGGAGGAGATAAAATACGTAAGCAAGAAAAATGGCAATATCTCTGGGAAAAAGCTTTTTTTGGTTTTGATGTTGACCAAACAATGGTTCGAATTGGTTTGATGAACTTAATGTTACACGGTATCAAGATTCCTCAAATTGAAAATACCGATTCGCTTTCCAAAAAATATGACAAAAAATATAAGGATGGAGAATATTCTGTGATTTTGGCAAACCCACCATTTACAGGTAGAGTTGATAAAGGTGGAATCAGTGATGAGCTCAAAATTACGGGAACCAATAGTGAACTACTCTTTCTAATACGTATTTCTAAAATGCTATGCATTGGAGGAAAAGCTGCTGTAATTATTCCTGAAGGTGTATTGTTTGGAGGAAGTAAAGCTCATACACAAACTAAGGAAATACTGTTAAAAGACAACAAGCTAGAAGCTGTAATTTCTCTACCAAGCGGAGCGTTTAAACCTTATACAGGTGTAAAAACATCTATATTAATATTTACCAAGGCGGAAGAAGAAAGCCCAAATTGGCATACCGAAAAAGTATGGTTTTATGAATTAAAAAATGATGGGTATAGTCTGGATGATAACAGAAAAAAACTAGCCGAAAATCCTTTACCCATAGCCAGAGATGCCTATAAAAACAGAGCAACCCAAACACCTATTGAAAGAACCAATCACTTTTATGTTCCGATATCTGAAATACAGGAAAATGGACTTGACCTGAGTTATAATCGTTACAAAAAATTTGAGTACGAAGAACAAACTTATGAGTCACCTCAAAAGATTTTAGAAACCCTTTATAATTTGGAAGATGAAATCCTAAAGGATATGGAAGATCTTAAAAACCTTATTGAATGA
- a CDS encoding M14 family metallopeptidase, giving the protein MRKSLFLSLLFLASIAVQAQLQSPADFLGYEIGTEFSRHADVVRYFEHVAANSDMVTYQEYGKTNERRPLTYAIVTSPANQNNIEQIRKNNLAQTGIIEGDATSDKAIVWLSYNVHGNEASSTEASMVTLYELITTKKVWLDNTVIIIDPCVNPDGRDRYANWYNQVKREPYDPLQIAVEHNEPWPGGRPNHYLFDLNRDWAWATQVESQQRLKVYNQWMPQIHVDFHEQGINEPYYFAPAAEPFHEVITDFQRDFQTEIGKNHAKYFDNEGWLYFTKERFDLLYPSYGDTYPTYMGAIGMTYEQAGHGRAGLGINNDEGFELTLVDRVAHHKTTGLSTIEVASNNVAKLNTEFEKYFDNSDLQTKSFVLKGSTDQLMALAKLLDRHEIKYGFTGKGKTSGLGYNNDKKTTLEYDTAMVVSTNQPKGKMVQVLFEPNAKLSTPLTYDITAWNLPKAYGLEAVASTTNVAATSATLDIKTEDNTNNTATGYIAKWNSMQDARFLAKLLKAGIKVRFTEKPFVNNGTTYDRGSLIITKSDNKRIDNFGLIVNSVANEFKRGLEPAVSSFATSGPDFGSPDVKLISAPRVALLRGERTSSLSYGATWYFFEQDLGYPVTSIDTGDLGRADLSQFDVLVMPDGYYGSLLNDSTLDKVKTFVRSGGKVVALSGAVSAFAGKEGFGVTNNEKDKDSMAGEDEKKDLLIPYASREESGTTDLITGSIFKITMDKTHPMAFGYGDVYYSLKLGSDSYSYLDGGYNVGWITDDVVNVSGFAGDTAKTKLKNSMVFGEQRLGAGSLIYMVDDPLFRAFWENGKLLFVNSVFLVNNNRPEL; this is encoded by the coding sequence ATGCGCAAATCACTATTCTTAAGTCTGTTATTTCTCGCCAGCATCGCCGTGCAGGCACAACTACAATCCCCAGCCGATTTCCTAGGCTATGAAATAGGAACCGAATTCTCCCGCCATGCCGATGTCGTGCGGTATTTTGAACACGTCGCGGCAAATAGCGATATGGTGACATATCAGGAATACGGGAAGACCAATGAGCGCCGACCACTGACGTATGCGATCGTGACAAGCCCGGCCAACCAAAACAATATTGAACAGATTAGAAAAAATAATTTGGCTCAAACAGGAATTATAGAAGGTGATGCAACGTCTGATAAAGCTATCGTATGGTTGTCCTACAACGTGCACGGTAACGAGGCCAGCAGTACAGAGGCCTCTATGGTGACGCTCTATGAACTTATCACTACTAAAAAAGTATGGCTGGATAATACCGTGATCATTATCGATCCTTGTGTGAATCCAGACGGTCGCGATCGCTATGCGAACTGGTACAACCAGGTAAAGCGGGAACCTTATGACCCATTGCAAATCGCAGTAGAACACAACGAACCATGGCCTGGCGGTCGTCCTAATCATTACCTTTTTGACTTGAACCGCGATTGGGCTTGGGCAACGCAGGTAGAATCTCAGCAACGCTTAAAAGTGTACAATCAGTGGATGCCACAAATACACGTGGATTTCCATGAGCAAGGCATTAATGAGCCGTACTATTTCGCTCCGGCAGCAGAACCTTTTCACGAAGTCATCACTGATTTCCAACGTGATTTCCAGACCGAAATAGGGAAGAACCACGCCAAATATTTTGATAACGAAGGCTGGTTGTATTTTACTAAAGAACGCTTTGATTTATTGTACCCTAGTTATGGCGATACCTATCCTACCTACATGGGCGCGATAGGAATGACCTATGAGCAAGCTGGTCACGGTCGTGCGGGATTGGGCATCAATAACGATGAAGGTTTTGAGTTGACGCTGGTAGATCGTGTGGCGCACCATAAAACGACTGGACTTTCTACCATTGAAGTCGCTTCTAACAATGTGGCAAAATTGAATACAGAATTTGAGAAATACTTTGACAATAGCGACCTGCAAACCAAAAGCTTTGTATTGAAAGGCAGCACGGACCAACTCATGGCACTCGCCAAATTACTGGACCGCCATGAAATCAAATACGGTTTTACAGGAAAAGGAAAAACCAGCGGCCTAGGCTACAATAACGACAAGAAAACCACGCTGGAATACGATACCGCCATGGTGGTTTCTACCAACCAGCCCAAAGGGAAAATGGTACAAGTGCTTTTTGAGCCAAACGCAAAATTGAGCACGCCATTGACCTATGACATTACTGCCTGGAACTTACCAAAGGCTTACGGCCTAGAAGCCGTTGCCAGTACCACCAATGTTGCAGCAACAAGCGCCACACTCGATATCAAAACCGAAGACAATACCAACAACACAGCGACCGGTTACATTGCTAAATGGAACAGCATGCAAGACGCCAGATTCCTTGCCAAATTATTAAAAGCTGGCATCAAGGTTCGCTTTACTGAAAAGCCATTTGTCAACAACGGTACCACCTACGACCGCGGCAGTTTGATCATTACTAAAAGTGATAATAAGCGCATCGACAACTTTGGCTTGATTGTAAATTCAGTGGCTAATGAATTCAAACGAGGATTAGAACCTGCGGTAAGTTCTTTCGCAACCTCAGGACCAGATTTTGGTTCTCCAGACGTGAAGTTGATCAGTGCGCCACGAGTGGCGTTGTTGCGCGGTGAGCGCACGTCTTCCTTAAGTTATGGAGCGACTTGGTATTTCTTTGAGCAAGACTTGGGTTATCCAGTAACATCTATCGATACCGGCGATCTAGGCCGTGCCGATTTAAGCCAATTCGATGTGCTGGTCATGCCAGACGGTTATTACGGCAGTTTGCTCAATGACAGCACGCTGGACAAAGTCAAAACCTTTGTACGCAGCGGTGGTAAAGTAGTCGCCTTGTCTGGAGCGGTGAGTGCGTTTGCGGGTAAAGAAGGCTTTGGAGTGACCAATAATGAGAAAGACAAAGATTCCATGGCAGGTGAGGACGAGAAAAAAGACCTGTTGATCCCTTACGCATCCCGTGAAGAATCTGGAACGACAGATTTGATCACCGGTAGTATTTTCAAGATCACGATGGACAAGACGCACCCTATGGCCTTTGGCTATGGTGATGTCTATTACAGTTTAAAATTGGGCAGCGATTCCTACAGCTATCTAGACGGCGGTTACAACGTGGGCTGGATCACAGACGACGTGGTCAACGTCTCTGGTTTTGCAGGCGACACGGCCAAAACCAAATTAAAAAACTCCATGGTATTTGGCGAGCAGCGTCTAGGCGCTGGTAGCCTGATCTATATGGTGGACGACCCACTGTTTCGCGCCTTCTGGGAGAACGGGAAATTGCTATTTGTCAACTCGGTATTCCTAGTGAATAACAACAGGCCAGAGTTGTAG
- a CDS encoding GIY-YIG nuclease family protein gives MFNSFHIYILECADGKLYTGITSNLERRLLEH, from the coding sequence ATGTTCAACTCCTTCCACATCTACATACTAGAATGCGCTGATGGAAAATTATACACCGGAATCACAAGCAATCTGGAACGCAGATTATTAGAACATTAA
- a CDS encoding FAD-binding oxidoreductase, whose amino-acid sequence MEHSVRIKSIRQLTHDVKQFRVEKPDGYEFTPGHATEVSIDKEQWKDEKRPFTFTSLTNDDELEFVIKIYTDHDGVTEELDHVKPGDHLIIRDTWGAIEYKGDGYVIAGGAGITPYIAMFRDLQKKDQLDGMHLLFSNKTNKDIILKEELDAMLGDRVTYIITDQEDTQHLKGRVDKELIKNQVDNFDKNFYVCGPPQMTEDISKILEECGASPDAVTLDDQ is encoded by the coding sequence ATGGAACATTCTGTAAGAATCAAGTCGATTAGACAATTAACTCACGATGTAAAACAATTTCGTGTGGAAAAACCAGACGGTTATGAATTTACGCCAGGTCATGCGACCGAGGTTTCTATTGATAAGGAACAATGGAAAGATGAAAAGAGGCCCTTTACATTTACCAGCCTTACTAATGACGACGAGCTCGAGTTTGTGATCAAGATTTATACAGATCACGATGGAGTGACTGAGGAATTGGATCATGTTAAACCAGGAGACCACCTGATTATTAGAGACACGTGGGGTGCCATTGAATATAAGGGCGATGGTTATGTGATTGCTGGTGGTGCTGGTATCACTCCTTATATAGCCATGTTTAGAGATTTGCAAAAGAAAGATCAATTAGATGGAATGCATCTTTTATTCTCTAACAAAACAAACAAGGATATTATCTTAAAAGAAGAGTTAGATGCAATGCTGGGCGATCGTGTGACATACATTATAACGGATCAGGAAGATACCCAACATCTCAAGGGTCGTGTGGACAAGGAATTGATCAAAAATCAAGTAGACAATTTTGATAAAAACTTCTATGTGTGTGGACCACCACAAATGACCGAAGACATTAGCAAAATCCTCGAAGAATGCGGCGCCTCGCCAGATGCTGTAACTCTGGATGATCAGTAA
- a CDS encoding patatin-like phospholipase family protein has protein sequence MTPTPKIGLALAGGGARASAHIGVLQALNEHDIYPDEISGCSAGAMIGALYCHGYSPLEILELSMQEEFVRIFKFQLWTTEWNRLSMLRKLLHKHLPENSFEAMKIPFHACLTNLNKGCSEYHTTGDLTTCIVASCAVPVIFKPVRMDGITYVDGGVLNNLPIEPLQDRGMKIMGVSICPHEELETIKGIREISERVFQLNVWSNTEHRLNQCDVALEVVDSFTYGMFDVNKSEELFKIGYDCAMKQMPEIIAGLQKPA, from the coding sequence ATGACTCCAACCCCAAAAATAGGACTCGCACTTGCGGGTGGCGGTGCTCGAGCATCGGCACATATAGGCGTACTGCAAGCCCTTAATGAACACGATATTTACCCTGATGAAATATCTGGTTGTAGCGCTGGTGCTATGATAGGTGCGCTGTATTGCCACGGCTATTCACCACTAGAAATTCTGGAACTATCCATGCAAGAGGAGTTTGTTCGCATCTTCAAATTTCAACTTTGGACAACGGAATGGAACCGGCTGTCCATGCTGCGCAAATTGCTACACAAACACCTGCCTGAGAATAGTTTTGAAGCGATGAAAATCCCTTTTCATGCCTGTTTGACTAACCTCAACAAAGGCTGTAGTGAATATCATACAACAGGAGACCTCACGACTTGCATCGTGGCTTCTTGTGCGGTACCTGTGATTTTCAAACCCGTACGCATGGATGGAATAACCTATGTGGATGGTGGCGTGCTTAACAATTTACCGATTGAGCCCCTACAAGATCGCGGTATGAAAATTATGGGAGTTAGCATTTGCCCACATGAAGAACTGGAGACTATTAAAGGAATCAGAGAAATCAGCGAACGCGTGTTCCAACTCAATGTATGGAGCAATACAGAACACCGTTTGAATCAATGTGATGTAGCGCTAGAAGTCGTGGATTCCTTTACCTATGGCATGTTTGACGTTAATAAATCAGAGGAATTGTTTAAAATAGGCTATGACTGTGCCATGAAACAAATGCCAGAGATTATCGCTGGGCTGCAAAAGCCCGCATAG
- a CDS encoding phosphatase PAP2 family protein, whose amino-acid sequence MRYLIAFCLLVCSSSVFAQNEYVFDRGETNLWQDFTYDMGNVFQGVGFAYSRPLYWQGDDFLKLGGVAAGTMALYAFDEPINTAFSEDRDGIPKLLLDYGNYAGAPQNNYGLSGAVYLTGLFTKNEKLRRTGVLLISSATATGFLQQLTKSATGRARPGGGFGSNHFRPFGGSSVYRSFPSGHAVLTFTNAHVIAKQFKNPWVKAGIYTIGVIPGISRIYDEQHWASDVFLSWAMSYFMVEAIDLYLDRKYETKYNDDGSIKTSSLDLNFSLNSVGLSYSF is encoded by the coding sequence ATGCGATACCTGATTGCCTTTTGTCTCCTAGTTTGCTCCTCCTCTGTTTTTGCTCAAAATGAATATGTCTTCGATCGCGGAGAAACAAATCTATGGCAAGACTTTACCTATGACATGGGTAATGTTTTTCAAGGGGTAGGTTTTGCTTATAGTCGCCCTTTGTACTGGCAAGGAGATGATTTTTTAAAGCTGGGAGGGGTCGCTGCAGGGACTATGGCTTTATACGCCTTTGATGAACCTATCAATACCGCATTTAGCGAGGACCGAGATGGTATTCCAAAACTTCTATTGGATTACGGCAATTATGCAGGAGCGCCTCAAAATAACTATGGACTGTCAGGAGCGGTGTATCTAACTGGTTTATTTACTAAAAACGAAAAACTAAGGCGTACAGGTGTGCTCTTGATCTCCTCTGCTACCGCGACTGGCTTTTTACAACAATTGACGAAATCTGCAACGGGTAGAGCGCGACCTGGAGGTGGTTTTGGGAGCAATCACTTCCGCCCGTTTGGAGGGAGTTCTGTTTACCGTTCTTTTCCTTCAGGCCATGCGGTGTTGACATTTACCAACGCCCATGTAATTGCCAAACAGTTTAAAAACCCATGGGTCAAAGCAGGGATTTATACTATAGGAGTCATTCCCGGGATTTCTCGCATTTATGACGAGCAACATTGGGCCAGCGATGTGTTCTTGAGTTGGGCGATGAGCTATTTTATGGTAGAAGCCATTGACTTGTACCTGGACCGTAAGTACGAGACTAAATACAATGACGATGGCAGCATTAAAACCTCTTCCTTAGACCTCAACTTTTCCTTGAACAGTGTTGGGCTCAGTTATAGTTTCTAA
- a CDS encoding YgjV family protein: MEFNYTDLIGYAASLFVLLSFFNKDLRKLRIVNSIGCGLFVIYGILLPSIPVILTNVAILLVNAYYLFVKKEPVSPAPDVHAGEES; encoded by the coding sequence ATGGAATTCAATTACACCGATCTGATAGGCTATGCCGCTAGTCTATTTGTGTTACTCTCATTTTTCAATAAGGATTTGCGCAAGTTGCGTATAGTGAATTCCATAGGTTGCGGTTTGTTTGTAATTTATGGTATTCTATTGCCTAGCATTCCCGTGATTTTGACAAACGTTGCGATTCTACTGGTAAATGCATATTACTTGTTTGTCAAAAAAGAACCTGTTAGCCCTGCACCAGATGTACATGCTGGAGAAGAAAGCTGA
- a CDS encoding helix-turn-helix domain-containing protein: MKQPELGDYIANLRKEQGLTQEELVERCNINVRTIQRIEAGDVTPRNYTIKNILQALGSSYAEITQELHNKPKTEKTPENLLKNPKNGLWVAIVGMAYVLTSIPLTIIDLSLNMFNDAIVTSDSRFLIAALYCILATVFYLGLSFNLKFKTPMLKIFSILYIMVVVFSEILFMDIYNTNVSGAISPTIIGMTMIISVIFSISIGLLSIPFFQNKDRFSRPYKYLGYLLIIAAAFNLTVLLFPIGSLLVTVFEIMMVIYFIQNHKAFANEPTMA; encoded by the coding sequence ATGAAACAACCGGAACTAGGCGACTACATCGCCAACCTAAGAAAAGAGCAAGGACTTACCCAAGAAGAACTGGTAGAACGTTGCAATATTAATGTGAGAACCATACAACGTATTGAAGCTGGAGATGTGACGCCGCGCAATTATACCATTAAGAATATTCTGCAAGCGCTAGGAAGTTCTTATGCGGAAATCACTCAAGAGCTTCACAACAAACCAAAAACGGAAAAAACTCCAGAAAACTTATTAAAGAATCCTAAGAATGGATTGTGGGTAGCTATAGTTGGAATGGCATATGTGCTTACCTCTATTCCATTAACGATCATTGATCTATCCTTAAACATGTTCAACGATGCCATCGTCACTTCTGACAGCCGATTCTTAATAGCGGCACTTTATTGTATTCTAGCAACCGTATTTTATTTAGGGCTCTCATTTAACCTGAAGTTCAAAACCCCAATGCTAAAAATATTTTCTATTCTATACATTATGGTAGTCGTATTTTCAGAAATACTGTTTATGGATATTTATAACACCAATGTTTCTGGTGCAATTAGCCCTACAATTATAGGAATGACGATGATCATATCAGTGATCTTCTCAATTTCAATTGGTTTATTAAGCATACCCTTTTTTCAAAATAAAGATCGCTTTTCAAGACCTTATAAATATTTAGGATATCTATTGATCATTGCGGCAGCTTTTAATTTAACCGTTCTATTGTTCCCAATAGGTAGTTTATTGGTTACCGTATTTGAAATTATGATGGTGATTTACTTTATACAAAATCACAAAGCATTCGCTAATGAACCCACAATGGCTTAA
- a CDS encoding NAD(P)H-dependent flavin oxidoreductase, with protein sequence MTGTQLIDRLSLPVVAAPMFLISGPELVIECCKNGIVGTFPALNQRSTEGFEEWLVQIETELADWEEETGKKAAPYGVNLIVHGSNPRLEADLKMCMKHKVPLIITSLGAVKDVVNAVHSYGGLVFHDVIKKRHAEKAQEAGVDGLILVCAGAGGHAGTLNPMPFIREVRSFYNGAIILSGAMSSGQDVASALQMGADLAYMGTRFINTNESKATDEYRDMIIDAGSSDIVYTAAISGVSANFLGASLNAAGITEEQLKATGKIDFGKEMDTEAKAWKTIWSAGQGVATIDDCVSTKKLIDRLKSEFKSSIEKQIENLKRFS encoded by the coding sequence ATGACTGGAACTCAATTGATCGATCGCTTATCCCTGCCGGTAGTTGCCGCGCCTATGTTTTTAATTTCAGGACCAGAACTGGTCATTGAATGTTGTAAAAACGGGATTGTAGGAACTTTTCCAGCGCTCAATCAACGTTCCACCGAAGGTTTTGAAGAGTGGCTGGTTCAAATTGAAACGGAACTTGCAGACTGGGAAGAAGAAACAGGAAAGAAGGCAGCACCTTATGGAGTCAACTTAATTGTTCACGGCAGCAACCCGCGTCTGGAGGCCGACTTGAAGATGTGCATGAAACACAAAGTGCCGCTAATCATTACCTCGCTGGGTGCTGTGAAAGATGTGGTGAATGCAGTACACAGTTATGGCGGTCTGGTATTTCATGATGTCATTAAAAAGCGACATGCTGAAAAAGCTCAAGAAGCCGGCGTTGATGGATTGATCTTGGTTTGTGCAGGTGCTGGTGGTCATGCAGGAACATTAAACCCTATGCCATTTATTCGCGAGGTACGCTCATTTTATAACGGCGCAATTATATTATCGGGAGCTATGAGTTCAGGTCAAGATGTAGCAAGCGCATTGCAAATGGGAGCAGACCTTGCTTATATGGGTACCCGATTTATCAATACCAATGAGTCTAAAGCTACAGACGAGTACCGCGACATGATTATTGACGCTGGATCTTCTGATATAGTTTATACTGCTGCAATTTCAGGTGTGAGTGCTAATTTCTTAGGGGCCAGTTTGAACGCCGCAGGAATTACTGAGGAGCAATTAAAAGCTACTGGTAAAATCGATTTCGGTAAAGAAATGGATACCGAGGCCAAGGCCTGGAAAACCATCTGGAGTGCAGGTCAAGGTGTGGCTACCATTGACGATTGCGTATCTACTAAAAAATTGATCGACAGATTAAAATCTGAATTTAAAAGCTCTATTGAAAAGCAAATCGAGAATTTGAAACGGTTCAGTTAA